From a single Syngnathus scovelli strain Florida chromosome 2, RoL_Ssco_1.2, whole genome shotgun sequence genomic region:
- the dhh gene encoding desert hedgehog protein produces the protein MLKLAAFWNGARFEHPPHLKHQASQMKQPRWVRSSRLGLLALWTCLCLAEGCGPGQGYGVRSRPRKLTAMRYKQFFPNFSENNLGASGRAEGKITRNSERFNELVCNYNPDVVFKDEENTNADRFMTKRCKECLNRLAIAVMNQWPGVHLRVTEAWDEDGHHPAGSLHYEGRAVDITTDDRDTDKYGLLAQLAVEAGFDWVHYESKYHIHCSVKADHSVAVEKGGCFPGWARVTVAGGKQKSMSSLTPGDKVMAASTTGQIVFSSVLLFLHWDRAARVTFLSLETEDGHRLAITPHHLLFLDPGCALDDSKYQARFASRARAEHCVLIRRADGQIGPSRIRSLSVEESTGAYAPLTEDGTLFVDGVLVSSYALVEGQLLAHWAFGPLRFISSVQRLFWAEETTGTNTTWLRRNGAFDVNTSLPRCQDGARRTSIQRQASNVHWYARLLYSVGCMVLDSNSFHP, from the exons ATGCTCAAGCTAGCAGCGTTTTGGAATGGAGCAAGATTTGAGCATCCCCCCCACCTGAAGCATCAAGCCTCCCAAATGAAGCAGCCCCGCTGGGTTCGGAGCTCCCGGCTGGGCCTGCTCGCCCTGTGGACCTGCCTGTGCCTAGCCGAGGGATGCGGGCCGGGCCAGGGCTACGGCGTCCGCTCCAGGCCCAGGAAACTCACGGCCATGCGCTACAAGCAGTTCTTCCCCAACTTCTCCGAGAACAACCTGGGAGCCAGCGGGAGAGCGGAGGGCAAGATCACCAGGAACTCGGAGCGTTTCAACGAGCTGGTGTGCAACTACAACCCGGACGTTGTCTTTAAAGATGAGGAGAACACCAACGCGGACCGCTTCATGACTAAG CGCTGTAAGGAATGTTTGAACAGGCTGGCGATCGCCGTGATGAACCAGTGGCCAGGGGTGCACCTGCGGGTGACGGAGGCCTGGGACGAGGACGGCCACCACCCTGCCGGATCCCTGCATTACGAAGGTCGGGCCGTGGACATCACGACCGACGACAGAGACACGGACAAATACGGGCTGCTGGCCCAGCTGGCTGTGGAGGCGGGCTTCGACTGGGTCCACTACGAATCCAAATATCACATCCATTGCTCTGTCAAAGCCG ATCACTCGGTGGCGGTGGAAAAAGGAGGTTGTTTCCCAGGCTGGGCCCGGGTGACTGTTGCTGGAGGAAAGCAGAAAAGCATGTCCTCACTCACCCCCGGGGACAAAGTGATGGCCGCGTCGACGACGGGTCAAATCGTATTCAGCTCGGTTCTGCTCTTTCTACACTGGGACCGGGCGGCCCGGGTGACCTTTCTGTCTCTGGAGACGGAAGACGGCCATCGATTGGCCATCACGCCGCACCACCTGCTCTTCTTGGACCCTGGCTGCGCGCTTGATGATAGCAAGTATCAAGCGCGATTCGCTAGCAGAGCCAGAGCCGAGCACTGCGTTTTGATCCGGCGGGCAGACGGGCAGATAGGGCCGTCTCGAATCCGTTCGCTTTCCGTGGAAGAGAGCACGGGGGCGTACGCGCCCTTGACAGAAGATGGAACTTTGTTTGTGGACGGCGTGCTGGTGTCCAGCTACGCGCTAGTGGAAGGGCAGCTGCTGGCGCACTGGGCCTTTGGACCTCTGCGATTTATCTCCTCAGTCCAGCGCCTATTTTGGGCAGAAGAGACGACTGGCACCAACACAACCTGGCTCCGTCGTAATGGAGCTTTTGACGTGAACACTTCTCTACCCAGATGTCAGGATGGAGCTCGGAGAACGTCAATCCAGCGTCAAGCATCAAACGTGCACTGGTATGCTCGACTTTTGTACAGTGTGGGATGTATGGTTTTAGACTCCAACTCTTTTCATCCTTAA